The DNA segment GGGTTTCGTAGTCAACACAAATCTTACAAGCAAAGCAAGAACACAGGGTTTCTGAGCTTGTACCAAACCGGTGTCATCCTTCTCTTAGCCTGGCTGTGATTCATCACCAAGTACTAACCTTGTTAGCGTTGAAGAAGGAGATCTAGAAACCCCTTGATGCAGAAGGGTTATGACTTGTTTCCATGGCGTTGAACATCAAGTGAGCACCGGGGGAGGGTTGATTCCTGCGCTGCTCGCCCACCGCGTCCTGATCTCCGGCATCAGAGCCGGTCGCTTTGTTGCTGTGACCGCCGGTGGCCGCCCTATCGCCTTCCATCTCCCGGTACTTGAGTAGGTACCTCCTCATGGGCTCGACATAGTCGTCGAAACCCAGCGTGTTGAGGGCCCAGCAGATGTCGTCGCCGTTGACGGTCTTGCGCTTCTCCTTGTGGCACTTGTCGGAGGCCTCGCCGGTGACGAAGCTGATGAACTCCGACACGCACTCCTGCATCGTCTCCTTGGCTTCCTTGGAGATCTTAGCATTTGGGGGCAGGATTTGCTTCATGATCCTCCCCACGTTGGCGATGGGCAGCAGCCGGTCCTGCTCCTTGATTCCGCCGTCCCCCGAAGCCGAGCCTGCGCAGTTATGATGCCCATCTGACTCCACGCTGCCACCCATGTTATCCGCCATGTCCACAGTGGTCAAACTTGCTGGGAACTCTCCTGTAGAATCTAAGAGTACCCCCCTTggcacctcctcctcctcatcctcctcctcctcctctcagtATTCCTATATAGGTTGAAACATACACGTACACACGTACGTATACACATACATACGTACATGGCTAGCCCTCGAGGGTGGGTGGACACAGTGAGTCGAGCAGCGCCATGGCAAGGGAGGAGACCTCAAAGATTCAGCTGTTAGGCTTCTCCTTGGTCATTTCAGATTCCGGATGCATGTATTGTGGGGAGGACACATGAAGGAGCCTCTCACGTGCCGTGGCCGAAGCGCACATTATTGGTGTCCTCGCTCTGCAGGAGCATGGTGGATGTGCAGCCAATGATTCTACCCTTCCCACTGAGCATTATGATGCAAGGCCCAGGTTGGTCCCCtacctttctctcttcctctcatcTTTGATTCACTCAAAGCTTCGATGCCTGTAGTTCCATCACGTGTGCATGTGCTGCTGTGAGAGCTCAGACTCCCTGATGACCATGGAGCTCTGCGGTGAACTCATGGTTGAAAAGAGGCGGAGGTCAAAGTAGGGGGCAGGAGGGAGGTGTTGATCGAGTTGTCTGATGCACCAAAAGCATGGAAAATGAGGCAGCCATAGCTGGCCACTACTGAGACATGCCAACCAGTTTCCGGTTCGACACTTTAAAGTGGAAAGGATAGCGAGGGGTGTTGGGGAAGAAGGTTAGGCTTGAGGAAAGGCTGGAACGAAACGAAGGTTCTTCCAAGAATGAGTGTGGAGACCACGAAAACAACTAGGGATCAAGAGAGAGAGTCAAACCACCCACAGCTGTGTGGGGTTAGATAGAGAGAgtgcgcgagagagagagagagtcaaaccACCCACAGATTGTGGTTGCCATCTTGTACGTTGAGTGGTAGGTTAATGTCTCTCTCATGGATACTTGTGTGTGTGTGAATTCTTGGGCATGAAAGCGACCAGATttgcatgaatatttcatgtgtcaCATATATCTTGGAGAAGATGTCAAGAATAATTATTTTAGGGTAAAGTGATTAACATTATAACCATTTTCATTTGCCATCAGTCACAACACTAAAGATTTAATgttttaggtatatatatatatatatatatatatatatatatatatatatatatatatatatatatatatatatatatatatacatatatatatatacatatatatatatatatatatatatacatacatatatatatatatatacatacatatatatatatatacatacatacatacatacatatacatacatacatacatatatacatatatacatgtatatatatatatatatgaggattggtAATCATCATGATTGGTAATAATTTCTTATCCCATACAAGTTTACTGTTGTAGATATGTAATCATCATGATCTCTCTAGAAAGTTTGTGATTCTGACCTGAAAACAAGAGAAATTATACTATTTATATCATCAAGCTACTTATTTTATCTGCCCCTCTATAATCTGAATTTATCATGCTTTTGAAACATTCTGACTCTcttgaacaataaaaaatcattatcttataataattataattt comes from the Musa acuminata AAA Group cultivar baxijiao chromosome BXJ2-8, Cavendish_Baxijiao_AAA, whole genome shotgun sequence genome and includes:
- the LOC103993382 gene encoding nuclear transcription factor Y subunit B-1, producing MADNMGGSVESDGHHNCAGSASGDGGIKEQDRLLPIANVGRIMKQILPPNAKISKEAKETMQECVSEFISFVTGEASDKCHKEKRKTVNGDDICWALNTLGFDDYVEPMRRYLLKYREMEGDRAATGGHSNKATGSDAGDQDAVGEQRRNQPSPGAHLMFNAMETSHNPSASRGF